From a single Leopardus geoffroyi isolate Oge1 chromosome E1, O.geoffroyi_Oge1_pat1.0, whole genome shotgun sequence genomic region:
- the COASY gene encoding bifunctional coenzyme A synthase isoform X2: protein MAVFRSGLLVLTTPLASLAPRLAPILTSAARLVNHTLYVHLQPGMSLGGPAQPQSSLVQATFEVLDFITHLYAGADVHRHLDVRVLLTNIGAKSAFLPPLPSSVQNLAHPPEVVLTDFQTLDGSQYNPVKQQLERYATSCYSCCPQLASVLLYPDYGPGELSVESLDVPLPSTIRPASPVARSPKQPVRGYHRGAVGGTFDRLHNAHKVLLSVACILAQEQLVVGVADKDLLKSKLLPELLQPYTERVEHLSEFLVDIKPSLTFDITPLLDPYGPAGSNPSLEFLVVSEETYRGGMAVNRFRLENGLEELALYQIQLLKDPNHTDNEEDKVSSSTFRQRMLGKLLRPPYRPELPTQLYVIGLTGISGSGKSSVAQRLKGLGAFVIDSDHLGHRAYAPGGPAYQPVVEAFGADILHKDGIINRKVLGSRVFGNKKQLKILTDIVWPIIAKLAREEMNQAVAEGKHVCVIDAALLLEAGWQNMVHEVWTVVIPETEAIRRIVERDGLSEAAAQSRLQSQMSGQQLVDQSHVVLSTLWEPHVTQCQVEKAWALLQKRISQTP, encoded by the exons ATGGCCGTATTCCGGTCGGGCCTCCTGGTGCTGACGACGCCGCTCGCCTCCCTGGCCCCTCGCCTGGCCCCCATCCTGACCTCGGCGGCCCGGCTGGTGAATCACACGCTCTACGTACACCTGCAGCCGGGCATGAGCCTGGGGGGCCCGGCCCAGCCCCAGTCCAGCCTCGTGCAGGCCACGTTTGAGGTCCTGGATTTCATCACACACCTCTACGCTGGCGCCGATGTCCACAGGCACCTGGATGTCAGAGTTCTGCTGACCAATATAGGAGCCAAGAGcgcctttctccctccccttcccagctcagTCCAGAACCTGGCCCACCCACCGGAAGTGGTGCTGACTGACTTCCAGACACTGGATGGGAGCCAGTACAACCCGGTCAAACAACAGCTAGAGCGTTATGCCACCAGCTGCTACAGTTGTTGTCCCCAGCTGGCTTCGGTGCTGCTATACCCCGATTACGGGCCCGGAGAGCTGTCTGTGGAGTCCCTGGATGTCCCCTTACCCTCCACCATCAGGCCAGCCTCTCCCGTGGCCAGGTCTCCAAAGCAGCCAGTGCGTGGCTACCACCGTGGGGCTGTGGGTGGCACGTTTGACCGCCTGCACAATGCCCACAAGGTGTTGCTCAGTGTCGCGTGCATCCTGGCCCAGGAGCAGCTTGTGGTGGGAGTAGCGGACAAAGACCTGTTGAAGA GCAAATTGCTCCCTGAGCTGCTCCAACCCTACACAGAACGCGTGGAACATCTGAGTGAGTTCCTGGTGGACATCAAGCCCTCCTTGACTTTTGATATCACCCCCCTGCTGGATCCCTATGGGCCCGCTGGCTCTAACCCCTCCTTGGAGTTCCTGGTGGTCAGCGAGGAGACCTATCGTGGGGGGATGGCCGTCAACCGCTTCCGTCTTGAGAAT GGTCTGGAGGAGCTTGCCTTGTACCAGATCCAGCTGCTGAAGGACCCAAACCATACAGACAATGAAGAGGACAAAGTCAGTTCCTCCACCTTCCGCCAACGAATGCTGGGAAAGCTGCTTCGGCCTCCATAT AGGCCCGAACTCCCCACACAGCTCTACGTGATTGGACTGACGGGCATCAGTGGCTCTGGAAAGAGCTCAGTAGCTCAGCGGCTTAAGGGCCTGGGGGCGTTTGTCATCGACAGTGACCACCTGGGCCATCGGGCCTACGCCCCAGGGGGTCCTGCCTACCAGCCTGTTGTGGAAGCCTTTGGAGCAG ATATTCTCCATAAAGATGGCATTATCAACAGGAAGGTCCTAGGCAGCCGGGTGTTTGGGAACAAG AAGCAGCTGAAGATACTCACGGATATTGTGTGGCCAATTATCGCGAAACTGGCTCGAGAGGAGATGAACCAGGCTGTGGCTGAGG GAAAACATGTGTGCGTGATTGATGCCGCCCTGCTGCTTGAAGCCGGCTGGCAGAACATGGTGCATGAGGTGTGGACCGTTGTCATCCCTGAGACTGAG GCTATACGACGCATTGTGGAGAGGGATGGCCTGAGTGAAGCTGCAGCTCAGAGCCGGTTGCAGAGCCAGATGAGTGGGCAACAGCTCGTGGACCAGAGCCACGTGGTGCTGAGCACCCTGTGGGAACCGCATGTTACGCAATGCCAG GTGGAGAAAGCTTGGGCTCTCTTGCAGAAGCGCATCTCCCAGACGCCGTAA
- the COASY gene encoding bifunctional coenzyme A synthase isoform X1, translating into MAVFRSGLLVLTTPLASLAPRLAPILTSAARLVNHTLYVHLQPGMSLGGPAQPQSSLVQATFEVLDFITHLYAGADVHRHLDVRVLLTNIGAKSAFLPPLPSSVQNLAHPPEVVLTDFQTLDGSQYNPVKQQLERYATSCYSCCPQLASVLLYPDYGPGELSVESLDVPLPSTIRPASPVARSPKQPVRGYHRGAVGGTFDRLHNAHKVLLSVACILAQEQLVVGVADKDLLKSKLLPELLQPYTERVEHLSEFLVDIKPSLTFDITPLLDPYGPAGSNPSLEFLVVSEETYRGGMAVNRFRLENGLEELALYQIQLLKDPNHTDNEEDKVSSSTFRQRMLGKLLRPPYKRPELPTQLYVIGLTGISGSGKSSVAQRLKGLGAFVIDSDHLGHRAYAPGGPAYQPVVEAFGADILHKDGIINRKVLGSRVFGNKKQLKILTDIVWPIIAKLAREEMNQAVAEGKHVCVIDAALLLEAGWQNMVHEVWTVVIPETEAIRRIVERDGLSEAAAQSRLQSQMSGQQLVDQSHVVLSTLWEPHVTQCQVEKAWALLQKRISQTP; encoded by the exons ATGGCCGTATTCCGGTCGGGCCTCCTGGTGCTGACGACGCCGCTCGCCTCCCTGGCCCCTCGCCTGGCCCCCATCCTGACCTCGGCGGCCCGGCTGGTGAATCACACGCTCTACGTACACCTGCAGCCGGGCATGAGCCTGGGGGGCCCGGCCCAGCCCCAGTCCAGCCTCGTGCAGGCCACGTTTGAGGTCCTGGATTTCATCACACACCTCTACGCTGGCGCCGATGTCCACAGGCACCTGGATGTCAGAGTTCTGCTGACCAATATAGGAGCCAAGAGcgcctttctccctccccttcccagctcagTCCAGAACCTGGCCCACCCACCGGAAGTGGTGCTGACTGACTTCCAGACACTGGATGGGAGCCAGTACAACCCGGTCAAACAACAGCTAGAGCGTTATGCCACCAGCTGCTACAGTTGTTGTCCCCAGCTGGCTTCGGTGCTGCTATACCCCGATTACGGGCCCGGAGAGCTGTCTGTGGAGTCCCTGGATGTCCCCTTACCCTCCACCATCAGGCCAGCCTCTCCCGTGGCCAGGTCTCCAAAGCAGCCAGTGCGTGGCTACCACCGTGGGGCTGTGGGTGGCACGTTTGACCGCCTGCACAATGCCCACAAGGTGTTGCTCAGTGTCGCGTGCATCCTGGCCCAGGAGCAGCTTGTGGTGGGAGTAGCGGACAAAGACCTGTTGAAGA GCAAATTGCTCCCTGAGCTGCTCCAACCCTACACAGAACGCGTGGAACATCTGAGTGAGTTCCTGGTGGACATCAAGCCCTCCTTGACTTTTGATATCACCCCCCTGCTGGATCCCTATGGGCCCGCTGGCTCTAACCCCTCCTTGGAGTTCCTGGTGGTCAGCGAGGAGACCTATCGTGGGGGGATGGCCGTCAACCGCTTCCGTCTTGAGAAT GGTCTGGAGGAGCTTGCCTTGTACCAGATCCAGCTGCTGAAGGACCCAAACCATACAGACAATGAAGAGGACAAAGTCAGTTCCTCCACCTTCCGCCAACGAATGCTGGGAAAGCTGCTTCGGCCTCCATAT AAGAGGCCCGAACTCCCCACACAGCTCTACGTGATTGGACTGACGGGCATCAGTGGCTCTGGAAAGAGCTCAGTAGCTCAGCGGCTTAAGGGCCTGGGGGCGTTTGTCATCGACAGTGACCACCTGGGCCATCGGGCCTACGCCCCAGGGGGTCCTGCCTACCAGCCTGTTGTGGAAGCCTTTGGAGCAG ATATTCTCCATAAAGATGGCATTATCAACAGGAAGGTCCTAGGCAGCCGGGTGTTTGGGAACAAG AAGCAGCTGAAGATACTCACGGATATTGTGTGGCCAATTATCGCGAAACTGGCTCGAGAGGAGATGAACCAGGCTGTGGCTGAGG GAAAACATGTGTGCGTGATTGATGCCGCCCTGCTGCTTGAAGCCGGCTGGCAGAACATGGTGCATGAGGTGTGGACCGTTGTCATCCCTGAGACTGAG GCTATACGACGCATTGTGGAGAGGGATGGCCTGAGTGAAGCTGCAGCTCAGAGCCGGTTGCAGAGCCAGATGAGTGGGCAACAGCTCGTGGACCAGAGCCACGTGGTGCTGAGCACCCTGTGGGAACCGCATGTTACGCAATGCCAG GTGGAGAAAGCTTGGGCTCTCTTGCAGAAGCGCATCTCCCAGACGCCGTAA
- the MLX gene encoding max-like protein X isoform X2: MRGPCPALRLSFVGWWIWVTWKCLASSSRQGARPLAGFRFGGSEMTEPVASPDDPWVKASPAGAHAGEGRAGRAHARGGSRRLGDSLQSPKVPPPSGPRGCREDSPHPARAKVEYAYSDNSLDPDDEDSDYHQESYKESYKDRRRRAHTQAEQKRRDAIKRGYDDLQTIVPTCQQQDFSIGSQKLSKAIVLQKTIDYIQFLHKEKKKQEEEVSMLRKDVTALKIMKVNYEQIVKAHQDNPHEGEDQVSDQVKFNVFQGIMDSLFQSFNASISVASFQELSACVFSWIEEHCKPQTLREIVIGVLHQLKNQLY, from the exons ATGCGCGGGCCGTGCCCCGCCCTTCGCCTCTCGTTCGTGGGTTGGTGGATTTGGGTCACGTGGAAGTGCCTCGCCTCTTCCTCGCGGCAGGGGGCCCGCCCGCTGGCTGGTTTCCGGTTCGGTGGGTCGGAGATGACGGAGCCGGTCGCCTCTCCGGACGACCCCTGGGTCAAGGCAAGCCCCGCGGGCGCGCACGCCGGCGAGGGGAGGGCGGGTCGGGCTCATGCACGTGGGGGGTCCCGAAGACTAGGGGATTCCCTGCAGTCCCCAAAGGTCCCCCCGCCCTCCGGGCCCCGGGGCTGCAGAGAAGACAGCCCTCACCCTGCGCGTGCCAAG GTGGAGTATGCCTACAGTGACAACAGCCTGGACCCCG ATGATGAGGACAGTGATTACCACCAGGAGTCCTACAAGGAGTCCTACAAGGACCGGCGGCGGCGAGCACATACTCAGGCTGAGCAGAAGAGGAGAGACGCCATCAAG AGAGGCTATGATGACCTCCAGACCATCGTCCCCACCTGCCAGCAGCAGGACTTCTCCATTGGCTCCCAAAAGCTCAGCAAAGCCATCGTTCTACAGAAGA CTATTGACTACATCCAGTTTTTgcacaaggagaagaaaaagcaggaggaggaggtgtCCATGCTACGCAAGGACGTCACGGCCCTAAAGATCATGAAAGT GAACTATGAGCAGATTGTGAAGGCACACCAGGACAACCCCCATGAGGGAGAAGACCAGGTCTCTGACCAAGTCAAGTTCAATGTGTTTCAAGGCATCATGGACTCACTGTTCCAGTCCTTCAATGCCTCTATCTCCGTGGCCAGTTTCCAGGAGCTGTCAGCCTGTGTCTTCAGCTGGATTGAGGAGCACTGTAAGCCTCAG
- the MLX gene encoding max-like protein X isoform X3, translating to MRGPCPALRLSFVGWWIWVTWKCLASSSRQGARPLAGFRFGGSEMTEPVASPDDPWVKVEYAYSDNSLDPGLFVESTRKGSVVSRANSIGSTSASSVPNTDDEDSDYHQESYKESYKDRRRRAHTQAEQKRRDAIKRGYDDLQTIVPTCQQQDFSIGSQKLSKAIVLQKTIDYIQFLHKEKKKQEEEVSMLRKDVTALKIMKVNYEQIVKAHQDNPHEGEDQVSDQVKFNVFQGIMDSLFQSFNASISVASFQELSACVFSWIEEHCKPQTLREIVIGVLHQLKNQLY from the exons ATGCGCGGGCCGTGCCCCGCCCTTCGCCTCTCGTTCGTGGGTTGGTGGATTTGGGTCACGTGGAAGTGCCTCGCCTCTTCCTCGCGGCAGGGGGCCCGCCCGCTGGCTGGTTTCCGGTTCGGTGGGTCGGAGATGACGGAGCCGGTCGCCTCTCCGGACGACCCCTGGGTCAAG GTGGAGTATGCCTACAGTGACAACAGCCTGGACCCCG GGCTTTTTGTAGAAAGTACCCGAAAGGGGAGTGTAGTGTCCAGAGCTAATAGCATCGGTTCCACCAGTGCCTCTTCTGTCCCCAATACAG ATGATGAGGACAGTGATTACCACCAGGAGTCCTACAAGGAGTCCTACAAGGACCGGCGGCGGCGAGCACATACTCAGGCTGAGCAGAAGAGGAGAGACGCCATCAAG AGAGGCTATGATGACCTCCAGACCATCGTCCCCACCTGCCAGCAGCAGGACTTCTCCATTGGCTCCCAAAAGCTCAGCAAAGCCATCGTTCTACAGAAGA CTATTGACTACATCCAGTTTTTgcacaaggagaagaaaaagcaggaggaggaggtgtCCATGCTACGCAAGGACGTCACGGCCCTAAAGATCATGAAAGT GAACTATGAGCAGATTGTGAAGGCACACCAGGACAACCCCCATGAGGGAGAAGACCAGGTCTCTGACCAAGTCAAGTTCAATGTGTTTCAAGGCATCATGGACTCACTGTTCCAGTCCTTCAATGCCTCTATCTCCGTGGCCAGTTTCCAGGAGCTGTCAGCCTGTGTCTTCAGCTGGATTGAGGAGCACTGTAAGCCTCAG
- the MLX gene encoding max-like protein X isoform X5: protein MRGPCPALRLSFVGWWIWVTWKCLASSSRQGARPLAGFRFGGSEMTEPVASPDDPWVKVEYAYSDNSLDPDDEDSDYHQESYKESYKDRRRRAHTQAEQKRRDAIKRGYDDLQTIVPTCQQQDFSIGSQKLSKAIVLQKTIDYIQFLHKEKKKQEEEVSMLRKDVTALKIMKVNYEQIVKAHQDNPHEGEDQVSDQVKFNVFQGIMDSLFQSFNASISVASFQELSACVFSWIEEHCKPQTLREIVIGVLHQLKNQLY from the exons ATGCGCGGGCCGTGCCCCGCCCTTCGCCTCTCGTTCGTGGGTTGGTGGATTTGGGTCACGTGGAAGTGCCTCGCCTCTTCCTCGCGGCAGGGGGCCCGCCCGCTGGCTGGTTTCCGGTTCGGTGGGTCGGAGATGACGGAGCCGGTCGCCTCTCCGGACGACCCCTGGGTCAAG GTGGAGTATGCCTACAGTGACAACAGCCTGGACCCCG ATGATGAGGACAGTGATTACCACCAGGAGTCCTACAAGGAGTCCTACAAGGACCGGCGGCGGCGAGCACATACTCAGGCTGAGCAGAAGAGGAGAGACGCCATCAAG AGAGGCTATGATGACCTCCAGACCATCGTCCCCACCTGCCAGCAGCAGGACTTCTCCATTGGCTCCCAAAAGCTCAGCAAAGCCATCGTTCTACAGAAGA CTATTGACTACATCCAGTTTTTgcacaaggagaagaaaaagcaggaggaggaggtgtCCATGCTACGCAAGGACGTCACGGCCCTAAAGATCATGAAAGT GAACTATGAGCAGATTGTGAAGGCACACCAGGACAACCCCCATGAGGGAGAAGACCAGGTCTCTGACCAAGTCAAGTTCAATGTGTTTCAAGGCATCATGGACTCACTGTTCCAGTCCTTCAATGCCTCTATCTCCGTGGCCAGTTTCCAGGAGCTGTCAGCCTGTGTCTTCAGCTGGATTGAGGAGCACTGTAAGCCTCAG
- the MLX gene encoding max-like protein X isoform X4 gives MRGPCPALRLSFVGWWIWVTWKCLASSSRQGARPLAGFRFGGSEMTEPVASPDDPWVKVEYAYSDNSLDPGLFVESTRKGSVVSRANSIGSTSASSVPNTDDEDSDYHQESYKESYKDRRRRAHTQAEQKRRDAIKRGYDDLQTIVPTCQQQDFSIGSQKLSKAIVLQKTIDYIQFLHKEKKKQEEEVSMLRKDVTALKIMKVNYEQIVKAHQDNPHEGEDQVSDQVKFNVFQGIMDSLFQSFNASISVASFQELSACVFSWIEEHCKPQAGI, from the exons ATGCGCGGGCCGTGCCCCGCCCTTCGCCTCTCGTTCGTGGGTTGGTGGATTTGGGTCACGTGGAAGTGCCTCGCCTCTTCCTCGCGGCAGGGGGCCCGCCCGCTGGCTGGTTTCCGGTTCGGTGGGTCGGAGATGACGGAGCCGGTCGCCTCTCCGGACGACCCCTGGGTCAAG GTGGAGTATGCCTACAGTGACAACAGCCTGGACCCCG GGCTTTTTGTAGAAAGTACCCGAAAGGGGAGTGTAGTGTCCAGAGCTAATAGCATCGGTTCCACCAGTGCCTCTTCTGTCCCCAATACAG ATGATGAGGACAGTGATTACCACCAGGAGTCCTACAAGGAGTCCTACAAGGACCGGCGGCGGCGAGCACATACTCAGGCTGAGCAGAAGAGGAGAGACGCCATCAAG AGAGGCTATGATGACCTCCAGACCATCGTCCCCACCTGCCAGCAGCAGGACTTCTCCATTGGCTCCCAAAAGCTCAGCAAAGCCATCGTTCTACAGAAGA CTATTGACTACATCCAGTTTTTgcacaaggagaagaaaaagcaggaggaggaggtgtCCATGCTACGCAAGGACGTCACGGCCCTAAAGATCATGAAAGT GAACTATGAGCAGATTGTGAAGGCACACCAGGACAACCCCCATGAGGGAGAAGACCAGGTCTCTGACCAAGTCAAGTTCAATGTGTTTCAAGGCATCATGGACTCACTGTTCCAGTCCTTCAATGCCTCTATCTCCGTGGCCAGTTTCCAGGAGCTGTCAGCCTGTGTCTTCAGCTGGATTGAGGAGCACTGTAAGCCTCAG GCAGGTATCTGA
- the MLX gene encoding max-like protein X isoform X1 — MRGPCPALRLSFVGWWIWVTWKCLASSSRQGARPLAGFRFGGSEMTEPVASPDDPWVKASPAGAHAGEGRAGRAHARGGSRRLGDSLQSPKVPPPSGPRGCREDSPHPARAKVEYAYSDNSLDPGLFVESTRKGSVVSRANSIGSTSASSVPNTDDEDSDYHQESYKESYKDRRRRAHTQAEQKRRDAIKRGYDDLQTIVPTCQQQDFSIGSQKLSKAIVLQKTIDYIQFLHKEKKKQEEEVSMLRKDVTALKIMKVNYEQIVKAHQDNPHEGEDQVSDQVKFNVFQGIMDSLFQSFNASISVASFQELSACVFSWIEEHCKPQTLREIVIGVLHQLKNQLY, encoded by the exons ATGCGCGGGCCGTGCCCCGCCCTTCGCCTCTCGTTCGTGGGTTGGTGGATTTGGGTCACGTGGAAGTGCCTCGCCTCTTCCTCGCGGCAGGGGGCCCGCCCGCTGGCTGGTTTCCGGTTCGGTGGGTCGGAGATGACGGAGCCGGTCGCCTCTCCGGACGACCCCTGGGTCAAGGCAAGCCCCGCGGGCGCGCACGCCGGCGAGGGGAGGGCGGGTCGGGCTCATGCACGTGGGGGGTCCCGAAGACTAGGGGATTCCCTGCAGTCCCCAAAGGTCCCCCCGCCCTCCGGGCCCCGGGGCTGCAGAGAAGACAGCCCTCACCCTGCGCGTGCCAAG GTGGAGTATGCCTACAGTGACAACAGCCTGGACCCCG GGCTTTTTGTAGAAAGTACCCGAAAGGGGAGTGTAGTGTCCAGAGCTAATAGCATCGGTTCCACCAGTGCCTCTTCTGTCCCCAATACAG ATGATGAGGACAGTGATTACCACCAGGAGTCCTACAAGGAGTCCTACAAGGACCGGCGGCGGCGAGCACATACTCAGGCTGAGCAGAAGAGGAGAGACGCCATCAAG AGAGGCTATGATGACCTCCAGACCATCGTCCCCACCTGCCAGCAGCAGGACTTCTCCATTGGCTCCCAAAAGCTCAGCAAAGCCATCGTTCTACAGAAGA CTATTGACTACATCCAGTTTTTgcacaaggagaagaaaaagcaggaggaggaggtgtCCATGCTACGCAAGGACGTCACGGCCCTAAAGATCATGAAAGT GAACTATGAGCAGATTGTGAAGGCACACCAGGACAACCCCCATGAGGGAGAAGACCAGGTCTCTGACCAAGTCAAGTTCAATGTGTTTCAAGGCATCATGGACTCACTGTTCCAGTCCTTCAATGCCTCTATCTCCGTGGCCAGTTTCCAGGAGCTGTCAGCCTGTGTCTTCAGCTGGATTGAGGAGCACTGTAAGCCTCAG